Proteins encoded by one window of Synechococcus sp. WH 7805:
- a CDS encoding bifunctional 2-polyprenyl-6-hydroxyphenol methylase/3-demethylubiquinol 3-O-methyltransferase UbiG — protein sequence MQPVIASEAVDLQAFLASGFSVKDHLAAYLSLSTDEVELRLPQSKEDLAAMHPGAFDPKHAEMFYEDTVGTGHLLELAAWHLSSADYIADTLRLQQQFATGDVLDFGGGIGTHALAAAGLSDVRHVWFVDLNPQNRAFVAQRAAALGLSDRLSVHRDLDSLPGQTFDTVVCLDVLEHLPDPAAQLMEFHRRLKAGGRAVLNWYFFKGHDGEYPFHFDDPGLVDSFFRCLQANFLEVFHPLLITTRVYRPLDI from the coding sequence ATGCAGCCAGTGATTGCTTCAGAGGCCGTCGATCTCCAGGCGTTTCTGGCCAGCGGCTTTTCGGTGAAGGACCACCTTGCTGCCTACCTTTCGCTTTCAACCGATGAGGTGGAACTCCGGCTTCCTCAGAGCAAGGAAGATCTGGCTGCCATGCATCCAGGCGCCTTCGATCCCAAGCATGCGGAGATGTTCTATGAGGACACGGTGGGGACAGGTCACCTGTTAGAGCTGGCGGCTTGGCATCTCAGCAGCGCTGACTACATCGCCGACACCCTGCGGCTGCAGCAGCAGTTCGCCACTGGAGATGTGCTGGATTTCGGTGGAGGCATCGGCACCCATGCGCTTGCTGCCGCTGGGTTGAGTGACGTGCGGCATGTGTGGTTCGTGGACCTCAACCCCCAAAACCGGGCGTTTGTTGCGCAACGCGCTGCAGCGCTTGGCCTTTCGGATCGGCTGTCGGTGCATCGCGACCTCGACAGCCTTCCAGGCCAGACTTTCGACACGGTCGTTTGCCTGGATGTCCTTGAGCATCTGCCCGACCCAGCCGCTCAGTTGATGGAGTTTCATCGCCGGCTTAAGGCCGGAGGCCGCGCTGTTTTGAACTGGTATTTCTTTAAGGGGCACGATGGTGAATATCCCTTCCACTTCGATGATCCAGGCTTGGTGGACAGCTTCTTCCGCTGTCTGCAGGCCAATTTCCTGGAGGTGTTTCACCCTCTGCTGATTACAACGAGGGTCTACCGTCCGCTGGACATCTGA
- the kaiB gene encoding circadian clock protein KaiB encodes MSPRKTYILKLYVAGNTPNSMRALKTLRNILETEFKGVYALKVIDVLKNPQLAEEDKILATPTLSKILPPPVRRIIGDLSDRERVLIGLDLLYDELSDNSLTSTLMDALEDADTTDSDS; translated from the coding sequence ATGAGCCCACGCAAGACCTACATCCTCAAGCTGTATGTGGCCGGCAATACGCCTAACTCGATGCGAGCTCTGAAAACCCTTCGCAACATTCTTGAAACCGAATTCAAGGGTGTCTACGCCTTGAAGGTGATTGATGTGCTGAAGAATCCTCAGTTGGCGGAAGAAGACAAGATTTTGGCAACCCCGACCCTCTCCAAAATCCTGCCGCCCCCTGTGCGCCGCATCATCGGCGATCTGTCCGACCGGGAGAGGGTGCTGATTGGTCTGGATCTTCTCTATGACGAACTTTCCGACAACAGCCTGACGTCGACGTTGATGGATGCGTTGGAAGACGCAGACACAACAGATTCAGATTCTTAA
- a CDS encoding DUF2127 domain-containing protein, producing MAQPRGQGRWLIKLIVLKKVVLALVLLMISLAALFGINNYAELSDFAQSWAQADRELLSGMAEQGSLLGPTRLIRLAVASAVYSGLILMAAWATCTGRHWGEWLLVVVFALALPLEVVHLLHEPSPRTAIVLGLTVLGMVITLKQGLHSSQHH from the coding sequence GTGGCGCAGCCGAGGGGGCAAGGGCGTTGGCTCATCAAGCTGATTGTTCTGAAGAAAGTTGTTCTCGCGCTTGTGCTTCTGATGATCAGCCTTGCTGCGTTGTTTGGGATCAACAACTACGCCGAACTCTCGGACTTTGCCCAATCCTGGGCACAGGCGGATCGGGAGCTCCTTTCCGGCATGGCGGAACAAGGAAGCCTTCTTGGGCCGACCCGCCTGATACGGCTGGCGGTTGCTTCGGCGGTGTATTCGGGACTGATCCTGATGGCTGCATGGGCCACATGCACAGGCCGGCATTGGGGGGAGTGGCTTTTGGTGGTGGTCTTCGCGCTAGCGCTACCCCTGGAAGTTGTTCATCTTCTCCATGAACCAAGCCCCAGAACGGCAATCGTCCTGGGGCTCACGGTTCTTGGGATGGTCATAACCCTGAAACAGGGCTTGCACTCATCTCAACATCATTAA
- the truB gene encoding tRNA pseudouridine(55) synthase TruB, which translates to MTAPIGFAVIDKPPGLTSHACVARIRRLLNIRRVGHGGTLDPAVTGVLPIAVGQATRLLPYLPGEKTYRGVIQLGITTSTDDLEGEVMNRQTCPDLSIDQLEMALALFRGPIQQRPPQVSAVHVDGERAHARARRGEHMDLPERAITIHNLNLLNWAPEQAQLSVEVHCSAGTYIRSLARDLGMNLGCGGCLASLRRTQALGFQESQAVPLPERPGPGAAPEDPEALPLLPPEAALQHLPQRRLSAGEQEDWSCGRRIMPGADSESDAVVVLSDDGRMLGVGLPDETGGLRPKVVFEARG; encoded by the coding sequence TTGACTGCGCCCATTGGCTTCGCCGTAATCGACAAGCCGCCTGGCCTCACCTCTCACGCCTGCGTCGCCCGGATCCGGCGCCTGCTCAACATTCGGCGAGTTGGCCATGGCGGCACCTTGGATCCTGCCGTAACCGGGGTGCTGCCGATTGCCGTGGGTCAGGCCACACGATTGCTGCCCTATCTCCCGGGAGAGAAGACCTACCGGGGGGTGATCCAACTGGGCATCACCACCAGCACCGATGACCTTGAAGGAGAGGTGATGAATCGCCAGACCTGTCCGGATCTGAGCATCGACCAGCTGGAGATGGCACTGGCCTTGTTTCGAGGTCCAATCCAACAGCGCCCACCCCAGGTGTCAGCTGTTCACGTTGATGGAGAACGCGCTCATGCCAGAGCACGGCGTGGCGAACACATGGATCTGCCGGAACGTGCCATCACGATTCACAATCTGAACCTCCTCAACTGGGCCCCGGAACAGGCCCAGCTGAGCGTTGAAGTGCACTGTTCAGCAGGGACTTATATCCGTTCACTGGCAAGGGACCTGGGGATGAACCTGGGCTGCGGAGGCTGCCTAGCCAGCCTGCGCCGCACCCAGGCACTGGGTTTTCAAGAGTCCCAGGCGGTTCCCCTACCGGAGCGGCCAGGCCCTGGAGCGGCTCCTGAAGATCCAGAGGCCCTCCCCCTACTTCCCCCGGAGGCCGCCCTTCAGCACCTGCCTCAGCGCCGGCTGTCAGCCGGTGAGCAGGAGGACTGGAGCTGTGGTCGCAGGATCATGCCTGGTGCCGACAGCGAAAGCGATGCGGTCGTGGTGCTCAGCGACGACGGGCGCATGCTCGGCGTGGGGTTACCGGATGAGACCGGTGGGTTGCGACCGAAAGTGGTGTTCGAAGCCAGAGGCTGA
- a CDS encoding YebC/PmpR family DNA-binding transcriptional regulator: MAGHSKWSQIKRTKAVVDAKRGAVFTRIGREITVAARQGADPDGNFQLRTAIAKARAAGVPAGNIERAIAKGSGQGGEAIKLESIRYEGYGPGGVAVLVEALSDNRNRTAAELRLAFSKHGGNLGENGCVSYLFQHRSEVRIQADSGSEEALLENLLSLEADGYELSDDNQALVHGPFEVLESLQSGLRQQGWQVQEWTHAWHPLTQVSPQDADTIRQCLKLLEALEELDDVSSVSANLEIDDSMEID, encoded by the coding sequence ATGGCTGGCCACAGCAAATGGTCCCAGATCAAACGCACCAAAGCGGTGGTGGATGCCAAGCGAGGCGCAGTCTTCACTCGGATCGGTCGCGAGATCACCGTTGCGGCCAGACAGGGTGCTGACCCCGATGGCAACTTCCAACTCAGAACAGCCATTGCCAAGGCAAGGGCCGCTGGCGTCCCGGCCGGCAACATCGAACGGGCCATCGCCAAGGGATCCGGGCAAGGCGGAGAGGCCATCAAGTTGGAATCCATCCGCTACGAGGGATATGGCCCCGGCGGTGTTGCCGTGCTGGTGGAAGCCCTCAGCGACAACCGCAATCGCACAGCAGCTGAACTACGCCTCGCCTTCAGCAAACACGGCGGAAATCTCGGCGAAAACGGATGCGTCAGCTATCTGTTTCAGCATCGCAGTGAGGTGAGGATCCAGGCAGATTCTGGAAGCGAGGAAGCTCTTCTGGAAAACCTGTTAAGCCTCGAGGCCGATGGCTACGAGCTCAGCGACGACAACCAGGCCCTGGTTCACGGTCCCTTCGAGGTCCTTGAATCCCTGCAAAGTGGACTCAGACAGCAGGGCTGGCAGGTTCAGGAATGGACCCACGCATGGCATCCCCTCACGCAGGTAAGCCCACAGGATGCAGACACCATCCGGCAATGCCTCAAGCTGCTGGAGGCACTGGAAGAACTGGATGATGTATCCAGTGTCAGCGCCAATCTGGAAATCGACGACTCCATGGAGATCGACTGA
- the rplU gene encoding 50S ribosomal protein L21 encodes MAETSTSRSDAPDTGVYAIAEASGQQFWLQPNRYYDLDRLQAEVDATITLDNVLLVKDAKGTTLGKPFVKDASVELKVMAHRRGPKVIVYKMRPKKKTRRKNGHRQELTRVMVQSISVGGKAIS; translated from the coding sequence ATGGCCGAAACCAGTACCAGTCGATCCGACGCTCCCGACACCGGGGTCTATGCCATTGCCGAGGCCTCGGGCCAGCAATTTTGGCTTCAACCCAATCGTTACTACGACCTTGACCGACTTCAGGCTGAGGTCGATGCCACGATCACACTCGACAACGTGCTTTTAGTGAAGGACGCCAAGGGCACAACTCTTGGCAAGCCCTTTGTGAAAGATGCCAGCGTTGAACTCAAGGTGATGGCCCATCGCCGCGGGCCCAAGGTGATCGTCTACAAAATGCGCCCCAAGAAGAAAACACGTCGTAAGAATGGTCACAGGCAGGAGCTCACCCGGGTGATGGTTCAGTCCATTTCCGTTGGCGGCAAGGCCATCAGCTGA
- the rpmA gene encoding 50S ribosomal protein L27, which yields MAHKKGTGSTRNGRDSNSKRLGVKAYGGETVTAGSILIRQRGTSVLPGVNVGQGKDDTLFALTDGVVKFETIRRGLRNRKRINVATAVG from the coding sequence ATGGCACATAAGAAAGGCACAGGCTCAACCCGTAACGGACGCGATTCCAACTCCAAGCGTCTTGGCGTAAAGGCCTACGGCGGAGAAACCGTTACGGCAGGTTCGATTTTGATCCGTCAGCGCGGCACCTCCGTTCTTCCAGGTGTGAATGTCGGCCAAGGCAAGGACGACACCCTCTTTGCGTTGACTGATGGGGTGGTGAAGTTCGAAACCATTCGCCGCGGCCTTCGCAATCGCAAACGGATCAACGTGGCCACCGCAGTCGGTTGA
- a CDS encoding hydantoinase B/oxoprolinase family protein gives MTRWQFSIDRGGTFTDVVARRPDGGLIVRKVLSVQPGKEGDPAVDAIQSLMEMDSLDFTSGIEELRLGTTVATNALLEGKGEPVLLLTNKGLADLLRIGDQHRRDLFALEIPLSPSLIAEVEEVSGRLDAAGTELEPLVIDAALISRLRAHRLAGLRSCAIALMHAWRTPAHEQALAEAVLAAGFETVICSHQVSPLPRLVPRGQTTLVEAAVRPVLVTYLNQVQAALQGHPRLRVMTSSGGLQAPTSLLAKDTILSGPAGGMVGAVAAAQQAGVGHLPLVGVDMGGTSTDVFCLPAGAADRDWDRSPETEIAGLLLTASRLPIHTVAAGGGSIIHDDGDRVLVGPRSAGADPGPACYGRGGPLTITDAHLLLGRLQAQAFPAVFGPNRDAHPNLEIAQKKFAVLAESLQRTPEVLAEGALDLAVEAMAAAIRQVSLFRGHDIRGGVLVAYGGAAGQLACRVATALGLRQVLLHPLAGVLSAYGIGQARPRQLRQAAVREPLDGSCLTRLSALVAEQLALAHAALEQVCGCSVAVGEQRIHLELRDVAAEQGLLIAHEPPPQQPSLEDLLTAFAQAHQQRFGYAPSPDTRLVVERIEVEVLAAAELPAQGREACSEHAGHLASVPDSAIVHWPQSGWCAVPVVQRLQLPVDRCLEGPALILDPTAGTVLEPGWSARRLQNGSLLLEMNGAVPVAATMPVGARRVPSFDQGPDPVDLSLFHHRFMQIAERMGERLRQTSRSVNIRERLDFSCALFDGEGALVANAPHIPVHLGSMGDAVADLLLQVRRGERPALLAGDTIISNDPFHGGTHLPDITAITPVYSDRQDAPFAFVACRGHHADVGGLTPGSMPPFSRRISEEGLLVRNWWLVRQGVPDERGWGELLRHQPIPPRAPDLLWADLQAQVAANHLGVQLLETLLQAEGRARVDLYLQHVQDHAASTVRRLIDRLQDRNCEVQLDNGAWLRLALRVQRHRCQAVLDFSGSSLQGDHNFHAPLAVTKAAVLYVLRCLVEEPIPLNAGCFQPLTLVVPEGCLLNPQSPAAVVAGNVETSQALCNLLFASVGAMAAAQGTMNNLTFGDGRRQYYETIAGGGGAGPGFPGSCGVQTHMTNSRLTDPEILEQRFPVRLERFGFRPGSGGAGRWPGGDGLVREFRFLEPMTAALLSGSRLVAPFGLEGGGDGAAGCAVLTRANGSCEQLQGCAQLEVRPEDRLLIETPGGGGWGAPDEQAHH, from the coding sequence TTGACCCGCTGGCAGTTCTCGATTGACCGCGGCGGCACCTTCACCGATGTGGTGGCACGCCGGCCTGACGGAGGGCTGATCGTCCGCAAGGTGCTCTCGGTGCAGCCTGGTAAGGAGGGTGATCCGGCGGTGGATGCGATCCAGTCGCTCATGGAGATGGACAGCCTTGATTTCACATCAGGCATCGAGGAGCTGCGACTGGGAACCACCGTGGCCACCAATGCCCTGCTTGAGGGCAAGGGGGAGCCAGTGCTTTTGCTCACGAACAAGGGCCTGGCCGACCTGCTGCGCATCGGTGATCAGCACAGACGGGATCTCTTCGCTTTGGAGATTCCTCTGTCTCCCTCCCTGATCGCGGAGGTTGAGGAGGTGTCTGGACGTTTGGATGCGGCGGGGACCGAGCTGGAGCCGCTGGTGATCGATGCTGCTCTCATCAGCCGGTTGCGTGCCCATCGTCTGGCGGGTCTGCGCAGTTGTGCCATCGCCTTGATGCATGCCTGGCGGACGCCTGCCCATGAACAGGCTCTGGCGGAGGCCGTGCTCGCCGCTGGCTTTGAGACGGTGATCTGTTCCCACCAGGTGAGCCCTCTGCCCCGCCTGGTTCCCAGGGGGCAAACCACCCTGGTGGAAGCTGCTGTGCGGCCGGTTTTGGTGACCTATCTCAACCAGGTGCAGGCTGCGCTGCAGGGACACCCCCGGCTGCGGGTGATGACCTCCAGTGGAGGCCTGCAGGCTCCAACGTCTCTGCTGGCCAAAGACACCATCCTGTCTGGGCCGGCGGGCGGCATGGTCGGTGCTGTGGCCGCGGCCCAACAGGCCGGTGTGGGGCATCTCCCCCTGGTTGGCGTGGATATGGGAGGCACGAGCACCGATGTGTTCTGCCTGCCGGCGGGGGCGGCCGATCGCGACTGGGACCGCAGCCCCGAAACGGAGATCGCCGGTTTGCTGCTCACGGCATCCCGATTGCCGATTCACACGGTGGCTGCCGGGGGAGGCTCGATCATCCACGACGATGGCGACCGGGTGCTGGTGGGGCCCCGCTCGGCAGGAGCGGATCCAGGCCCTGCTTGTTATGGCAGGGGTGGCCCCCTCACCATCACCGATGCTCATCTGCTGCTGGGCCGGCTACAGGCTCAGGCCTTCCCGGCGGTGTTCGGGCCGAACCGGGATGCCCATCCGAACCTGGAGATCGCGCAGAAGAAGTTCGCTGTTCTGGCTGAATCGCTGCAGCGAACACCGGAGGTTTTGGCGGAGGGGGCCCTCGACCTCGCGGTTGAGGCCATGGCGGCAGCCATCCGTCAGGTGTCTCTGTTCCGCGGTCATGACATCCGCGGGGGCGTCCTGGTTGCCTACGGCGGTGCGGCCGGCCAGTTGGCCTGCCGCGTGGCAACAGCCCTTGGGCTGCGCCAGGTGTTGCTGCACCCCCTGGCCGGGGTGCTCTCGGCCTATGGGATTGGTCAGGCCCGTCCGCGTCAGCTGCGTCAGGCAGCGGTTCGCGAGCCCCTCGATGGCTCCTGCTTGACTCGGTTGTCAGCGCTTGTCGCAGAACAGCTGGCCTTGGCTCACGCTGCCCTGGAGCAGGTGTGCGGTTGTTCCGTGGCGGTGGGGGAGCAGCGGATCCACCTAGAACTGCGGGATGTGGCCGCGGAGCAGGGACTGCTCATCGCTCATGAGCCTCCTCCGCAACAGCCCTCCCTGGAGGATCTGTTGACAGCCTTTGCCCAGGCGCATCAGCAGCGCTTCGGCTATGCCCCATCCCCAGACACTCGGTTGGTGGTTGAGCGGATCGAAGTGGAGGTGCTGGCTGCGGCGGAGCTCCCGGCGCAGGGCCGTGAAGCTTGTTCTGAGCATGCCGGCCATCTCGCCAGCGTTCCTGATTCGGCCATAGTGCATTGGCCGCAGAGCGGATGGTGTGCCGTTCCGGTGGTGCAACGGCTGCAACTTCCAGTGGATCGATGCCTGGAGGGTCCGGCATTGATTCTTGATCCCACGGCTGGAACCGTGTTGGAGCCTGGCTGGTCAGCTCGAAGATTGCAGAACGGCAGTCTGTTGCTGGAGATGAACGGGGCGGTGCCAGTGGCTGCGACGATGCCTGTCGGCGCGCGTCGCGTGCCTTCCTTCGACCAGGGGCCCGATCCTGTGGATCTGAGCCTGTTCCATCACCGTTTCATGCAGATCGCGGAACGGATGGGAGAGCGGCTCCGTCAAACCAGCCGCTCGGTGAACATCCGCGAACGGCTTGATTTTTCCTGCGCCCTGTTCGATGGGGAGGGTGCCCTGGTGGCCAATGCCCCGCATATTCCTGTGCACCTCGGCTCAATGGGCGATGCGGTGGCGGATCTGCTGCTGCAGGTGCGCCGAGGCGAACGCCCTGCTCTGCTCGCGGGCGACACGATCATCAGCAATGACCCCTTCCACGGTGGCACCCATCTGCCTGATATCACCGCCATCACACCGGTGTATTCCGATCGGCAGGACGCGCCGTTCGCCTTTGTGGCCTGCCGCGGGCATCACGCTGATGTGGGAGGTCTAACCCCAGGTTCGATGCCACCGTTCAGCCGGCGGATTAGCGAGGAGGGCCTGCTGGTGCGCAATTGGTGGTTGGTGAGGCAGGGTGTTCCTGATGAAAGAGGTTGGGGCGAGCTGTTGCGCCATCAGCCCATCCCCCCGAGGGCTCCAGACCTGCTCTGGGCTGATCTGCAGGCTCAGGTGGCGGCGAACCACCTCGGAGTGCAGCTGCTCGAAACACTTCTTCAGGCTGAAGGGAGGGCTCGTGTGGATCTCTATCTCCAGCATGTTCAGGACCATGCAGCCAGTACCGTTCGCCGCTTGATCGATCGTTTGCAAGACCGCAACTGCGAGGTGCAGCTTGATAACGGGGCCTGGTTGCGTCTGGCTTTGCGGGTGCAACGGCACCGATGCCAAGCGGTGTTGGATTTCAGCGGCAGCTCTCTGCAAGGCGATCACAACTTTCATGCTCCGCTGGCGGTGACCAAGGCCGCCGTGCTTTATGTGCTGCGCTGTCTGGTGGAGGAGCCGATCCCCCTCAATGCCGGTTGTTTTCAGCCCCTGACGTTGGTGGTGCCGGAGGGGTGTCTGCTCAATCCCCAGTCGCCTGCTGCTGTGGTGGCGGGGAATGTGGAAACCTCCCAGGCGCTCTGCAACCTCCTATTCGCCTCCGTGGGTGCCATGGCGGCGGCTCAGGGCACCATGAACAACCTCACCTTTGGTGATGGGCGTCGGCAGTACTACGAAACGATCGCAGGGGGCGGTGGTGCGGGCCCGGGTTTCCCTGGATCCTGTGGAGTGCAGACCCACATGACCAACTCAAGGCTCACGGATCCTGAAATTCTTGAACAACGGTTTCCCGTGAGGCTGGAACGGTTTGGATTCCGCCCCGGCAGTGGCGGTGCCGGTCGCTGGCCAGGGGGTGATGGTCTAGTGCGGGAATTCAGATTCCTGGAACCGATGACAGCGGCGCTGTTGTCGGGCTCACGGTTGGTGGCACCGTTTGGGCTCGAGGGTGGAGGAGATGGTGCCGCTGGTTGTGCGGTTCTCACGCGCGCGAATGGTTCATGCGAACAGCTTCAGGGGTGTGCCCAGCTTGAGGTGAGACCGGAGGATCGTTTGCTGATCGAAACGCCTGGAGGCGGAGGTTGGGGAGCGCCTGATGAGCAGGCTCATCACTGA
- a CDS encoding circadian clock protein KaiA — protein MARPALTIALLLTTQELVDACRQWLPVNRYKPVDLQQTASGQALLEVLSHQREAVDAVVIEQSLLDESTREGLRREGLLFPAVVVGELMGRVDYHPEEVHLPVDQLEQLGYNVDAAISRFLRQGQKEARPEDGSDANTQPSGESSAWKLSSRLQERLGYLGVFYKRDPSRFLANLPPEEQRELVQSLQRTYRDLLISYFRDPAAANQALESFVNTAFFGDLPITRTVEIHMNLIDEFWKQLRLEGHKNDFLQDYRLALLDVMAHLCEMYRRSIPPEVALATSAEYRQALMDSQVSP, from the coding sequence ATGGCCCGTCCGGCACTCACGATCGCTTTGCTGCTCACGACTCAGGAGCTGGTGGATGCCTGCAGGCAGTGGCTGCCTGTGAATCGATACAAGCCCGTGGATCTGCAGCAGACCGCTTCGGGTCAGGCACTCCTGGAGGTTCTGTCGCACCAGCGTGAAGCAGTGGATGCTGTGGTCATCGAACAATCCCTTCTCGATGAGAGCACCCGCGAAGGCCTGCGGCGTGAAGGGCTGCTCTTCCCGGCTGTGGTGGTTGGGGAACTCATGGGCCGGGTTGATTACCACCCGGAGGAGGTGCATCTTCCAGTGGATCAGCTTGAGCAACTGGGTTACAACGTGGATGCCGCCATCTCGCGCTTTCTGCGTCAGGGACAGAAGGAAGCAAGACCTGAGGATGGGTCGGATGCGAACACACAGCCCTCCGGAGAGAGCAGTGCATGGAAGCTCTCGAGCCGTCTTCAGGAGCGTCTGGGCTACCTGGGTGTTTTTTACAAGCGGGACCCCTCCCGTTTTCTCGCCAATCTCCCTCCTGAGGAGCAGCGCGAGCTGGTGCAGTCGCTGCAGCGCACTTACCGCGACCTTTTGATCAGTTACTTCCGGGACCCCGCCGCTGCCAACCAGGCTCTGGAGAGTTTCGTGAATACGGCCTTCTTTGGCGACCTTCCCATCACCCGCACTGTGGAGATCCACATGAATCTGATTGACGAGTTCTGGAAGCAACTCAGACTTGAAGGGCACAAGAACGATTTTCTCCAGGACTATCGACTCGCTTTGCTCGACGTCATGGCCCATCTCTGTGAGATGTATCGACGCTCAATCCCCCCCGAGGTTGCTTTGGCGACATCAGCGGAGTACCGCCAAGCCCTGATGGATTCGCAGGTTTCCCCATGA